In Helicobacter anatolicus, the sequence ATCATAAATCGCCTAAATGAGTATATTCTAAAGATATTTTATTTATTTTATTTTTTTCAATGAATATATAGGTGATAGCATGGACCCATTAATTAATAATGAAAGCATAGTATTTTGTGATAAAATGGAAAAAAGTATAAAAAATGGAAAAGTTTATGCCATTAATACTATTGATGGAGTTTTTGTAAAAGAATGTTTTTTACAGGGAGAATTATTAAAACTAGAATCTATCAATAAAGAATATCCACCATTATTCTTTAATCTCAAAGATATTTTTAAAGTATCACAAGAAGAACTACCCATTATTGATGTAGATTCCATGCCATTTTAAAAGAGCTTTGATGGTTAAAAAAATACAAATTATAGAAAATATCTATAAGATAGAAAAACAAGATAATAAGAATAAAGATAAAAATAAAGCAAATGCCCTTCATTACAAAGCAAAAAACAAAAGCATAAGCTTTAAAAAAATCATAGAAAAACAAATGAAAATAAAATAATCCAAATCACCTAAGGAAGCAAACAATGAATAAAGATTTTGAAGAGTTTTTTAAAGATGCACCAACTATGGAACAAAAAGAAGAGCTATTAAAAAATAATAATTTTATGAAGTTAGATCATGAAAAATTAAAATATCACTTATTGCCCCCCTTAGCATTAAAAAAAGTTGTTGGAGTTTTAACTTATGGAGCAAATAAATATGCTGAAGAAAATTGGAGGAATTCTAAAAAAGAAGATTATAAAAGAATGCTGAGTGCAACTTATAGACACATAGAAGCTTATAGAAGTGGTGAATACTTTGATAATGAAAGTAAATATCCACACCTAGCCCATGCAATATGTAATCTTTTATTTTTATTAGAGCTTGAAAAAGTATGATTTTTACTACCAAAGAACTAGGGGAACTTCTAAGCCTTACAGAAAGGCACATTTATAATTTAGAGAAACAAGGAATATTAAAAAAAGAAAACAAAAATGAGTGGGATGCACCAAAGAATATCAAAGCTTATATTGAATATAAATTAGAAAATGAAGGTAAAACTAGCGATTATGGAAAAATAAAAGCAAGAAGAGAATTAGCCGATGCTAAGCTCAAAGAACTTACACTAAAAGAAAAGCAAGGAGAATTAATCCACATTACTACCATTGCAAAAGAATTAGAAGATATTGCTGTGACAATATCAAATAAACTCTATGCCCTTCCTCACACAATAAAATCCCAAACAAAAATCACAAAAGAAACAGAGAAGCTCCTTAATATTGAAGTAGAAAAGATTTTAAACGAACTTAAAGACCCTAGGGAGTATGAAATAAAGGCTAATTTATTTTTAGAAAAACAAGCACTAGAAAAAGAAGGGATAGAGGATGATAAAGAAATTAAAGAAGAGGATTAAAAAAGAGACTTAGGGATTTTAGATAAAATAATAATAGTGAAACAAAGGAGCAAAGAAGTGACAGCACAAGAGATAAAAGACTTTTGCAAGGAGCAAGGACTAACTTATAAGCAATTGGGTGATCTGATAGGGTATAGTGAGAGTTCTTTAAAAAGTATATTAACAACAGGGAAAATTAGCGAAAATTTAGAAAAATCCATAAAGCTACTTATAGATAATAGAGATTTGAAGTTAAAATTAAAAGAAATGGATAATCTTAAAAACACACTAAAAACGCTACTAGACTTAAAATAATTTAACGAGCCAATTTTTTGGCTGGTTGTTTTCTTCAACTTTTTTTATAAAATATTTTAAAATAATAAGCTTTTTTATTGACTTTAGGTTTAAATTTTGTTATAATTTTAACATCAAAGGTTGATAGCTTCAACTTTTGAAATAAAAATAGAAAGGAGAGTTAAACAATGGAATTAGCAGAGAACCTTATCAACTTGCTAACAGCCATAATTTGCTTGATAACGGCAATTATCACAGCAAAAAACAAAGGGTAAGCTAAGGGGGCAGGTTGCCCCACCTTTTGTATATTGTTTAACTCGTCCTTTAATTATACCATAAGGGAGCTATTGTGTTACAAAGTATTTTAACCCTAATTTTAGCGGTATTGGTTTTAGGTTTGACATTAAAAGTTAATAAATTACATAAGGAAATTAAGGAGCTTAAAAAATGAATACCTTAATCTCTATAAACAATGTAAATGTATCTTTTGAAGTTGTTGGTGATGAGATTTTTGCCAACTCTTTACAAATAGCTGAAGTTTTTGAAAAACGACACGATATTATTTTAAGAGCCATTAAAAATTTACCAAAAGATAATTTTAACCACCACAATTTTGTGGCGGTTAAAATTAAAGACAAAAAAGGAGAGTTAAGACCTTGCTATAATCTTACCCGCGATGGTTTTTCTTTGCTTGTAATGGGATTTACAGGAGAGAAGGCTTATAAATTTAAAATAGAGTTTATCAAAGCCTTTAATGAGATGGAAAAACGCTTAAAAATTTTAGAGCAAGAAAACATCAAGAAACTAGCATTGCATCAAAGTTTAGGTTACAAATCCCAACTAGCACAACAAAAAGAAAAATATCAAAATAAAATCAAAGCATTACAATATGATTTAGATAGAGTGAAGAATACACAAGGGCTTAAAAGAAAGCTAAGCAATAAAGAACTAAGAGAACTTAAAAAAATCCTAGCAAAAGATTACGACATAATTTGTTTTGATAAAACTGATTGTCTACTATTTGCTGAAAAAGCTTCAGAAGAACATGATATAGAAAATCGCCACTCTATTTATAAAGGAATAAAAAACAAGTTTGAACGCAAATTAATATACTGGCAAAATTATGAAAAAATGGAAAAAAGATTCAAGGCTATTTTTAGATAAAATAATAATAGTGAAACAAAGGAGTAAAGAAGTGACAGCACAAGAGATAAAAGACTTTTGCAAGGAGCAAGGACTAACTTATAAGCAATTGGGTGAGCTGATAGGAATGACTGAACCTAGCATAAAAACAGCCTTAAGTATTGATAAAATTAGCAACCAAATTGAAGCTAGTATCAATTTGCTTAAAAAAGTTAAAGAGCAAGAACAAGAATTAAAAGAATTTAGAGCATTAAAAGAAATCTTAATTAATCTTACAAGACAGGATAAATAAGCACTTCTGCCGATGCCTTACCTTTATTAAGGCGTAGATATTTTAGCTAACCTTTTTTATATAATAATTTATTTTAAATAACATTTACTTGATTTTTAGTCGTTTTTATTATATAATTGTATTATCAAAAGTTAATCAAAATAACTTTTGAAATAAAAGAAAGGAGTTAAAAGATGGAGTTTTTAACCGCCATCATCGGTTTAGCCTCTGCTTTGATACAGCTTTTCATAATTTTACGAGAAGCTAAGAAAAAATCAAAGTAAGCAAAGGGGCAAAGGGGGAGAGTTCCCCCGCTCATCTCTTAACCTTTTTAAATTATACCAAAGGAGAGTGAAAATGGTAGATTTAGTCCAAAATATTTTAATATTTGTTTTGATTTTACAAGTTGTTTTTTTAACTATAAGGAGCAAAAAACAATAAAATAAAGCAAACAAATAAGACTAACCCCCCCCCAAGCCAAAGAATAGCATTAATGCCTTAGAGCTTTTATATTAGAATAAAAAAAGCAAAGAGGCAGGGTGCAAAAAAACTTAGAAAAATTATCAGACAATTAAGCAAAAAAAGATGGAGTAAGAGATTTGACCCCTACAACATTAAGAGCACCATTTGGCTGGGTTGGTGGAAAAAGTGCATTAGCAAAAAAGATAGTGGAATTAATGCCAGAGCATAAAATGTATATTGAAGTATTTGGAGGAGCATTAAATGTGCTTTATAGAAAGCCAATAGCTAAAAGAGAAATTATTAATGATATAAATGGGGATTTAATTAATTTGCATCAAGTGATTAAAAATCACCCAGAAACCTTGAGAGAAAAACTAAAAATGGAGCTAAAAAGCCGAGAAATTTTCAATCGCATAAAAAGAGGCGAATATGAAATAAGAGGTGATATTGATAGAGCCATGCAGTTTTATTATAGGATAAAAAATACCTTTGGCTGTAACCAGACCACATTTGCAGAAACATGTGTGAGGAATTTAGCAAAAGATTTTAAAAAGTATAGTGAAAGATTAAGAAGAGTAACTATTGAAAATAAAAGCTTTGATGAAATCATTAAACAATATGATAGAGATTATAGTTTATTTTATTTAGACCCGCCTTATGTTGGAACAGAGAAATATTATGACACTGGCTTTGGAATAAAAGAACATAAAGAATTAGCAGAATTATTAAAAAACATTAAAGGGAGGTTTATGCTAAGCTATGAGGATAATGAAATGATAAGAGAGCTTTATAAGGATTATTATTTTAAAACAATCACCATAGACAGAACATTAAGCAATAACACAGGGAAAAGAAAGAGAGCTATTGAATTAATCATTAGTAATTTTAAATTACAGGAAGAATAAAGCTAGAAGAAATAATTGCCTTTTTACTATATTAAAATAAAACAGCAAAGAGGCAGGAACAAGGCTATGGAATTAATACAAATATTTTGCAATAGTATTTTTATCAAACCGCGTTTAAATTTATTAGAGTGGAGTGAGAAATATAGAATTCTTAGCCAAGAAAGCTCTGCACATTTTGGAAGGTTTAAAGCATTGCCTTATCAAAAAGAAGTGATGGAAGAAATAAGCAATGAAGAAAATCAAGAGATTGTTTTAATGTGGGCATCACAACTTGGCAAAAGTGAAATATTAAATAACACATTAGGTTACTTTATCCATCAAGACCCCGCCACCATTCTTTTTTTATTGCCCACAGAAGATATTGCAGAAGATTATTCTAAAAGACGATTAGCACCTATGTTTAGAGATATTAAAGAATTAAGGGAGTTAATTTACAACAAGGATTCTAACAATACGATTTTATTAAAAAATTTTAAAGGTGGCAACCTTGCATTAGTAGGAAGCAATAGCCCTAGCAAATTGGCAAGTAAGCCCATACGCGTTTTAATCGTTGATGAGGTGGATAGATGTGAAATAACCAAAGAAGGTCATAGTATTGATCTAGCACAAAAAAGAACCAACACTTTTTATAATAGAAAAATCATTAAAGTTAGCACCCCCACAATTACAGGAAGTAGTGTCATTGAAAAAGAGTTTGAAGGAAGTGATAAAAGGCGTTATTATGTGCCCTGCCCTTATTGTAAATTCTATCAAACCTTAATCTTTAGTCAAATTAAATGGGAGAAAGATACTAAAGGAGAGCATTTGATTGATACTGCAAGATATATGTGCATTGAATGTGAGAAGTTATGGAGTGAAGAAGAAAAAAATAAAGCAGTAAGTAAAGGAAGGTGGGAGAGGGAAAAAGAGAGTAAAAAAGTAGGATTTTTTCTTAATGCTATCTACTCACCATTTTTTAAAATGAGTGAGATTGTAAAAGACTTTTTAGAAAGCAAAGACAATATCAATAAAATGCAAGTATTTAAAAACACTATTTTGGCTGAGAGCTTTGAGCCACCAAGCATTAAGCTTGAAGATGTAGAGCTTTATAAAAGAAGAGAAGATTATAAACCCACAGAACTGCCAGATGATATTATATTTATTACTGCGGGAGTAGATATACAAGGCGATAGAATTGAAATTGAATTTAAAGGCTTTGGACTAGGATATGAGAACTGGGGAGTGGAGCATGTAAGATTAATGGGCAATACTGATGAGAGTGCTGTGTGGGAGAGATGCTATAGAGAGCTTAAAAAACCTTTTTATACAAAGACTGGAAGAAAGATGATTTCCTCTGTTTGTTTAATTGATAGTGGGGATAAAGCCCAGAGGGTGTATAGTTTTGTAAAACTTGATAAACGATTTTTTGCAACTAAAGGTGCTAGTGAGAGTGAAAAGAAAAAAGATTTTGTAAATAAACCAAAGGAAATACAAAAAGGAGTGAAACTTTATTCCATAGGAACTTATGCAGGAAAAAGTGAGCTTTTAAGATTACTTAGAATTAAAGATATAGGAGCGGGATATTGTCATTATCCTATGAGCTATGACATGGATTATTTTCAAGAGCTAACCGCAGAAAAACTTACAAAAATCAAAACAAAAAGCGGGTATTATACTTATTCTTTTCAAAAGGTAAGAGAGAGAAATGAAGCACTAGATTTATCCGTGCTTTGTCTTGCAGGAGCTAAGATATTAAAGCTTGATAGCTTAATCATTAAAAAGGGGTCTTAAGAGAGGAAGTATTCTCATCTCCTAAGATTTTTCATTTTGCTCCTTCAAAAAAAGCATTAACTCATCATATTTTTTAGCTTTTATGATGATTTCATCATCAATATTACAAGCTTTAGTTTTAATGTAGTTTTCCAGCATGAACCTAACAAAAATTGGGTAAGGTGTGCGATAACCCCAATTATTAATTGTTGCATAAGGGATTCCACTAATTTCAGCCAATTGCTTTTTATTCAAGTTGGCTAATTTTAAAAGTTTTAAAAATTCATCTTTATTAATATAATCTTGCATTTTATTCCTTTGCATTTTATTCCTTTAATAAAAAGAATATTATAGCATAATGCTAAGAAAAAAATAAAGATTGATTAAATATCTATATTTTTTAAGCTTATTTTAAGTAGCAAAATGATATTATTACTACATAAGTTAGCAAATAACTAACTTATGAAATTATAAAAGGAGGTAAAAGATGAAAAAGTTAAGATTGATCGCGACAATCTTGCAAATCGCCTTTTACATAATGGCAATAGTCAAACTCTTAGTAAGTTAGACAAAGCCCTAGAGATAGGGCTTACTTTTTCATCTTTAGTTTATTTTATCAAAAAAAAGGAGTAATATGAGCTTAGATTTTATTTTAATCATAATTCTAGCAGGTTGGCTTAGTGTAAATGAACTTCGTTTAAGAAAACTAGAAAAAGAATTAAAGAATAAGAAAGGATAAGAAATGGGATTTTTCAGCTTTAAAACAAAAGACACAGATAAGGTTATTTACAATGTTTTTAGCAAACACTATAATAATGACGATGGTGCTCAGGTCGTTTATATGGTCAATCCATTAACACAAGAGACTTTTAAAGAAGAACATTATGAGGGCTATGTATAAAAAGCTTTCATTATTAAAGCTGGCACATTTTCTAGACTATATTTTTTTTGTATTTATTAGACAATTATTACATCTTAAATAGTTTTAAAGATTTTTAAATTTACCTTACTTGATAGGGTATTTTTGTAGATGAAATAGAGTTTATTATTAATGTAAAATGTATTGATGTGATGTGGTTTTTGTTTTTGGCTATGTAATAAAAATAATCATGCTTTGTGAGTATATTTCAAATACAAAGTATGTAGGGATGTATGAATTTGATAATTAAATATCTTTGCATAACATAAAACTATTAATAAAAAAATCTATAAAAATTAAAATAAGTTAAAGAGGAATTTATTTTATTGTTATTTTTTTTGAGTTTAAATTCTGCAACAATTTTTTCTTTAATCATCTAAAATATTAAAGATAGTATTTATTGATAAATTAGTGCTTTATTGTGGATTTAAGTTGATAAATCTCCTGATTGTCTCAATTTAGTTGGTATTATGACTATATTTTTTAGATTGTAAAAATACAAAATACATTCACCAGAATTGATGAATGTATGGAAAGGAGATAATTATTTTCTAAGCTCTCTAATTCTAGCAGCTTTACCTTTTCGATCTCTTAGATAATAGAGTTTTGCTCTTCTTACTCTACCGATTCTTAAAACCTGAATACTATCTAAGCTGGCACTGTATAACGGGAAGGTTTTTTCAACACCAATATTGTTAGCACCCATTTTTCTAACTGTAAAAGTTCTATCTACACCATTTCCACGAACAGCAATGCATAAACCTTCAAAATTCTGAATACGAGTTTTTTCACCTTCTTTGATTTGAATACCTAGCTTTAAGGTATCGCCCGCTTTGAATTGAGGAGCTTTTTTCTCACCGATTTGAGTTCTTTCAAAACTCTCGATATATCTATTTTTCATCTTTCACCCTTGTTGTAAAATTTCTGTAATTGAAATAAGTCTGGTCTAAAATACTTAGTTTTTGCCAGAGATAAATCCAGCTTTAAACCTTGCATTATACTATGATTTCCCTTTGAATACTCTGAAGGAGTATAAAAAAATTTATTTTTTTGTAATTTTATCTTAGTTTTTGAAAAAACCGGTGCTTCAAGAAGATTTTTTTCAAAACTTTCCCCAGATAATGATTCTTGATTTCCTAAAACACGGGGAATTTGTCTTGCAATACTATCGCAAAGACAAAGTGCCGCAAGTTCTCCTCCTGTGAGGATAAAATCCCCGATACACAATACTTCATCCGCATACATTTCAATAGCCCTTTCATCAAAGCCCTCATAACGACCGCAAACAAAAGCAATATTTTTTTTCTGACTGAGGCGTTTGGCATCGTGGTTATTAAAGAGTTTTCCACATGGGGTTAAAAAAATAATATGATGCGTGTTTTGAATAGGAGAGAGAGCGTTATGTAGGATTTCAAAATCTATAACTTGTCCAGCGCCTCCACCAATTTGTGTGTTATCTACTTTAAGATAGGGGTTTGTAGAAAAATTTCTGAGATTTGTTACTTTTATATGGATAAGGTCATTTTCTCTTGCTTTTTTAAGAATAGATTCTTCAAAATAGGGAGTAATGAGATTGGGAAATAGGGTAAAAAAATGAAAATGCATTAGCTTTCTTCTAAAATGGCTTTTGCATTTTGTGTTTGTATGGTTTTATTTGTGATGTCTGTTGTTAAAATAAATTGATTAATATAGGGGATTAAAAAGGTTTTTGTATATTGTTTACAGAGTTTTTCATCAGTTTGAATAATTAAAAAATCTGTATTTGTGATTCGTTGGATATCTGTAACCTTTCCTAATTTTTCATTATTTTCTAAAACCATACACCCTATGATATCAAACCAAAAAAACTCATCTTTATTAAGATGGCAATATTTTTTTGTGTCTTCAATGGAGCAGCTTAGCATACAATTGGTAAGAGTTTTTGCAGATTCTGGTGTCGTGATTTCATGGAATATAATAAGCTGTTTTTTTGAATCAAAACTTTTTAGGGTTAAAGATGTGGTATTTTTGTGAAATGAGGACATGGAAGTGGCAAAGAAAGTAGTGTTGGTTTGAAAAATCTCTGGAAAATCTGTAAGAATATGGCATTTCATTGCACCATGTAGACCAACACTTTTTCCAAGCCTTGCAACTTCTATAAGCGTGTTTTGAATATTATTTTGAATATTGCTCTTCATGGATTGCTTTAGCCATTACCTTGTAATTCAAACCATTTTTTGCCTTGCATCCTGATATAAAAGCTTTGATAGAGGCAATCATCTTGCCATCTTTACCAACAATTTTTCCTATATCTTCCGTGGCAGCAAAAATAACAAAGTCGTATCCGTCGGTTGTTTTTTCTTTGGATACACGTACACGCTCTGGGTTTTTGACAATCTTTTTTGTGTATTCGGTAAGAAAGTCTTCAATCATAAAAGGTATAAGATAGTAGAGATTCTTACTTGCTTGTAAGTTTTTCTACGCGTTCACTCATTTTGGCGCCTACGCTTTTCCAGTAGTTTAAACGTTCTTCATTAACTTTTACAGATGTATTTTCTAATAAAGGGTTGTAAAAACCAATAGATTCAATCCAGCCACCATCACGTCTTTTTCTAGAATCTGTAACTACGATGCGATAAAAAGGTTTTTTCTTTCTTCCCATTCTTGTCAATCTAATTACTGTAGCCATTAAAAACTCCTGTATTTTTGAAAATTAAAATTATCTGATGCGTTATTATACACAAAAACATTGTGTTTTAGATTATCTTTTAAAGTTTTGCATTTGCCCCATCATACTCATTAATTCTTGCATGCTTGCCTTGTTAGAAAATTTTTTTGCCATTTTTGCAGCATTGTCAAACTGTTTAATGAGGCGATTGATATCACTAACTTCAAGACCCGAACCTTGTGCAATGCGTTTTCTTCTACTTCCATTAAGCAAGTCAGGATTCTCTCTTTCTTTTGGGGTCATAGAATTTACCATAGCTTTGATATTTTTAATTTCTATGGAATTATCAAGATCTACATTTTTGAGCGCCCCTGCCATTCCACCAAGCCCTGGAATCATTGAGATAATTGAACTCATTGAGCCAAGTTTTTTGATATTTTCAATTTGAGCAATAAAATCCATAAAAGTAAATTGCCCTTTTTTAATTTTTTTGGTGAGTGTTTTAGCTTCTTTTTGATCAATAATGCTAGCTGTTTTTTCTGCAAGAGAAGCAATGTCTCCTGCTCCCATTAATCTTGAAACAATACGATCGGGAATAAAAATATCAAAATCAGGAATCTTTTCCCCCGTTCCAATGAAACGCAAAGGAATACCAATTTGATAAGCAATGGAAAGTGCTATACCCCCCTTGCTATCACTATCGAATTTACTTAGAATTACCCCACTTAGATCTAACTTTTCATTAAAACTTGCTGCAGTCCTTACTCCATCTTGACCACTTAAAGAATCTGCAACATAAAAAATTTCATCAGGAATAATTGCCTCTTTGATTTGTTGTAGTTCTTGCATAAGGTCTTCATCAATTGCTAAACGTCCAGCAGTATCGATAATTAGTACATCAAAATGTGATTCAATGGCTTTTTGCTTGGCGAGTTTTGCGATAGAGATAGGATCGTGGTTTTCTTCAATGCTAAAAACTTCTACTTCAATTTGTTCGCCAAGTTGTTTGAGTTGTTTGATAGCTGCAAGTCTTTGTAAATCACAGGCTGCAAGTAAAACTTTTTTGTTTTTTATTTTGAGATAATTTGCAAGTTTTGCGCTAGTTGTAGTTTTTCCACTTCCTTGAAGTCCTGCCATAAGAATTGTAGTGGGAGGTTTATTTGCAAAAACAAAGCCATAGGATTTACTAGTTTGTAAGATAGATAGAATTGCATTTTGCAAAGAATCTAAAAAGTTTTGTCTACCAATACCCTTTGCTTTTGTCTGACTTTCTACTTGTTGAATAATTTCTTTAGTCACTTTATGATGAACATCATTTTTTAATAAAGATTTTTTTAACTCGTCCAATGCTCTAGAAAGAGATTTTTCATCATCGTTAAAACGTATTTTTCCTACAACATTTCTAAAAGTACTTCCTAATGTATCAAACATTATTCTTCCTTAATCTTTTTTTTGATTTTTTTGGTAATTAAAATTTAATAATATTTATATATTTCATAGAACTCAAAGTATGCATTGAAAACAGATAAAATGTCCAATAATTTAGATTCTAACATAAAAAAATATAAAAAATTACAAAAAAAATGATAAAATCACGCACCTGTTTTTGATGGCAGGTATATAAGAGAGTTGTTAAGTTTCGTTAAAGTTTTATTCTTTAGTTCTGTAAGTATTTTTAAATTTAGCACATAAGGAAATCATATGAATTTCGAGACGCAATTGAAAGCAAAAAAACTTAAAGTAACTCCACAGAGAATGGCCATATTGAGTACGATTTATCAAAGTGGACATATTGGAATTGAAGAAATTTATGAAAAAATTAAAAAAGATTATCCATCAATTTCTTTAGCGACAATTTATAAAAACATCGCTTCGTTACATGAGGCAAATATTTTAAGGGAGGTAAAAGTTCCTTCTCAAAAACAAAAATATGAATTAGCATGCGAAAAACATCTTCATGTAGCTTGTGAAAAATGTGGTAAGCTTGAGGATGTGTATTTTGATGTTGAAAGTGTACTTAATGAATGCAGTAATGCTACAGATTATAAAATTCATGATATGAATGCAATGTTTATTGGTGTTTGCGCAAAATGTGCAAATAGTTAAAAACTATATTTGATTGTGGCGCTGTACTCTGTACCGCCCAATTTGTCTACTCCTATACTAGGTAAAAACACGAGATTTTTATTTTTAGGTTTATATTTTGAGGTAAAAAGCCATCCAAAACTCCATGCAATTGCTCCTCCTGTAATAACTTGCCATATTGTATGTTTTCTTGCATGTACTCTTGAAGCTGCAGTTGTGATTGCAAGAAGAGTGATGGGGATAGCAGGTTTCCAGCCGTAGCGATAGTAAACAAAAGCTGCAGCACTAAAAGCGCCTCCAGAATGTCCACTAGGCATCCCCTTATAATCTTCGCAACAAGGACGTTTGGAGAAAGAAACATCATAACCTTTTTTGTGTGCATATTCAAAACTTCTTTTGATAATTTCAATACTAGCTTGTGTGCTGATTGCTCCAAGCATTAGTTCTCCAAATCCGCGATAATCTTCTATTCCTAGTGAAACTACACCGA encodes:
- a CDS encoding phosphatase PAP2 family protein, which codes for MKKIFFILLCIIQFNYAQRNDAFEKIGDVLTLMPIFVGVVSLGIEDYRGFGELMLGAISTQASIEIIKRSFEYAHKKGYDVSFSKRPCCEDYKGMPSGHSGGAFSAAAFVYYRYGWKPAIPITLLAITTAASRVHARKHTIWQVITGGAIAWSFGWLFTSKYKPKNKNLVFLPSIGVDKLGGTEYSATIKYSF
- a CDS encoding Fur family transcriptional regulator — its product is MNFETQLKAKKLKVTPQRMAILSTIYQSGHIGIEEIYEKIKKDYPSISLATIYKNIASLHEANILREVKVPSQKQKYELACEKHLHVACEKCGKLEDVYFDVESVLNECSNATDYKIHDMNAMFIGVCAKCANS